A segment of the Coriobacteriia bacterium genome:
CTGCTCCTGCTCCCGTGTTGGCGTGCGGTGGTGAGGCACGCCGAGTGCTCCAAAGAACCCTCCGAGCACCACCTCGCGCGCGGTCAACCTCACGTCAGCCTGCTCCTGCGCATCGGCCGACACCACGCCGAGAAGCTTGCGCGCGTCTTCGAGCGCGATTCGTTCCTGACCGCAGAAGAGCACGGGTGCGGGCGCGGTCCACAGCGGAAGAAGGTCACGCGTGAGCAGCTTGATGAGCGTGGACTTTCCCGCCCCGTTGGGACCCAGAATCGCCAGCCGCTCGCCCTCACGGATGCTGAAGCGCTCGATGGAGAGGATCGCGCGCCCGTCGCGCAGGACGCGGGCGTTCGAAAGTTCCAGAAGGGGCACAGCAGGGGCCTGCATGCAGTCGTCCTCTCACCATGGGAGCAGCATCCAGCTTAGCGCAGCGCGACGAGACGCGAAACGCGAGCGCCCCGCAATCGTTAAGCGGGGCGCTCGCGTCATGAGAATCCTGTCGAAGACTATCCGGAGTGCCTCGCTTTGCGCATGAATGACGGGACTGCCTCGGCGGCCATGTCCTTCAGGATTCTTGCGCGCGCCAGCGGGTCGAGCCCCGCCAGATGCTCTCGCACGATCTCCTCGGCAGACGAAATCCTCGTCGACCGCCGAACAATCGCGCCGCCACCGATCACCGCGAGTCCGGAAAGCACGAGCACCGCGGAAAGCAAGCCCGAAAAGAACCCGCGCCTGCCTCGGACTGCACGCATCACCATAGTGGCGACACCTGCGCCTACGAGCGACATTCCTAGCGCGCCGTCGACCAACGGACTGACTGCGGTCTCGGCAAACCGGGCGCGGATCACCTCTTTGCGCTCGTCCCAGTCTTCAGTTGCCGCCCATTCTTCTTCAAGTGTTGTCATGTCGATCACCTCCATTCCACGACAGTACCTTCCCTCTTCTCGGCTGCTGAAGACACGCCTCTCCGCGAGAAGGGAGTCTAGAGCCCGTCGTGGAAGTCGCAGGTGCAGTGCGTTCCGTCGCAGAACGGCTTGTTCTTCGACTTGCCGCATCTGCACAGTGTGACGCGGTTTCGCACCTCGTAGGCTTCGCCATCGGCCGACTCGATCTGTATGCCGCCGCGAACCCATACAGGTCCGCTGACCCCCATGTGGGGATCCTGCACGAAGGCGATCGAGGGGGCGAACTCTGGTTCGATGTGCTCGCTTGTCGCCTTGTCAACCGCCGTGTAGCGGCCCGATGGGCACTGCGCGCACTCCTCGATAACGGTCTGAGCAGCGGCCGGATCATCGTCGTACACGATGATCCAAGCCTTGCCGGCCCGGTGACAGAAGCGCGCCTCGGAGCACAGCGCAGCCGCATCCGCCATGTCTACAATCGGACCCTCGAGCAGCACGGACTGCTCGCTTTGAGGCGCCCGGCTTGCCGTTTCGGTTCCGTCGAAGTGCGCGGCTACGTGCGATCCGTCGCAGAACGGCTTGGTCTTCGACTCACCACAGCGGCATAGCCCACACCGCTCGCGATCTTCCAGACGCACGTCCTGCCGCCAGTCAACCGACTCACCGTTCTCATCGGCAACGATGGTCTCCTTGGTGAGGGGGACCCCGCCGCTCACAAGATAAGGGCCGTCCTTGACGATCTTGATCTTCTGTCCTTGAGCAGGCTGCATGTCTGTCGCTCACTCTCTGTCTGTTCAAAGATCCCTTGTTGCAGCGATTCTACGCCATGCCGCCCGTTCGGCTCTCGTGTTAGAGAGAAGCCACAACTGGATACGCTTTCCTTTACATCGGATGAGAGGAACTCCCATGCAACTCGAGGGAAAAGTCGCCGTCATCACCGGAGCCGCATCCGGAATGGGCCGCGCCATGGCATTGCTCTTCGCACGCGAGGGGGCCAAGATCGTCGGCGCCGACTGGCATGCCGAGCCGCTCGAAGC
Coding sequences within it:
- a CDS encoding iron-binding protein gives rise to the protein MQPAQGQKIKIVKDGPYLVSGGVPLTKETIVADENGESVDWRQDVRLEDRERCGLCRCGESKTKPFCDGSHVAAHFDGTETASRAPQSEQSVLLEGPIVDMADAAALCSEARFCHRAGKAWIIVYDDDPAAAQTVIEECAQCPSGRYTAVDKATSEHIEPEFAPSIAFVQDPHMGVSGPVWVRGGIQIESADGEAYEVRNRVTLCRCGKSKNKPFCDGTHCTCDFHDGL